A section of the Mangifera indica cultivar Alphonso chromosome 12, CATAS_Mindica_2.1, whole genome shotgun sequence genome encodes:
- the LOC123230299 gene encoding uncharacterized protein LOC123230299, with translation MESDKNSGTSSFKMPLHYPRYTKEDYQDMPEWKLDSILSEYGLSTHGDLAYKRQFAMGAFLWPQTFRHTPIHKSLSS, from the coding sequence ATGGAAAGCGATAAAAACAGTGGTACTAGTAGCTTTAAAATGCCTCTTCATTACCCAAGGTACACCAAGGAGGACTACCAGGACATGCCCGAGTGGAAGCTTGACAGCATACTTTCTGAATATGGCTTGTCTACACATGGAGATTTGGCTTACAAGAGACAATTCGCAATGGGTGCATTTCTCTGGCCCCAAACTTTTCGCCACACTCCAATCCACAAGTCTCTTAGCAGCTAG
- the LOC123192440 gene encoding wall-associated receptor kinase-like 20, giving the protein MIFPTKLFLFTAALLLSATTSFSATRCPNCGNTTVPYPLSTGPTCGDQSYKIRCDSNNTLQFDTLNNSYPITSISPSIQRLVIKPASLLPNTCLATDLPDQGIQLNASLPFNITSSNTIMYLNCSNTLLGSPLNCTSTSLCHVYVNATAGSSACNDPSASLCCTFRAGGSTTSYMIRLREAGCRAYTSFVNLDSSEPVNRWSEPGVEIQWVSPSEPVCGSQADCDKNSTCGADTLDSGVKRCFCKAGLKWDPIQGICDEIITCQDPDGCGGKNRTALIAGLTGGIGVSLIAATIAILLYRRHKRIKEARERLAREREEILNSGSGGKASKLFTGKEIKQATNNFSKDRLLGAGGYGEVYKGILKDGTEVAVKCAKVGNIKGTDQVLNEVRILCQVNHRSLVGLLGCCVELEQPIMVYEYIPNGTLLDHLQGKVKPGAHAQLTWTRRLQVAHDTAEGLAYLHFSAAPPIYHRDVKSSNILLDDKLSARVSDFGLSRLAHTDLSHISTCAQGTLGYLDPQYYKNYQLTDKSDVYSFGVVLLELLTSQKAIDFTRAEDDVNLAVYVQRMLEEEKLMETIDPVLREKASNLELETMKALAFLAVGCLEERRQNRPSMKEVAEEIEYIISIAAAETKKK; this is encoded by the exons aTGATTTTCCCGACCAAGCTCTTCCTCTTCACGGCGGCGCTGCTGTTATCTGCCACCACTTCATTCTCCGCCACTCGCTGCCCCAACTGCGGCAACACCACAGTTCCGTACCCGCTCAGTACAGGACCCACATGTGGTGACCAGTCTTACAAAATCCGGTGCGATTCCAACAACACACTTCAGTTTGACACGTTAAATAATTCCTATCCGATCACATCCATCAGTCCGTCAATCCAACGGCTGGTGATCAAGCCTGCGAGTCTCTTACCCAACACGTGCCTTGCAACTGATCTCCCCGATCAAGGCATCCAGCTCAATGCCAGTTTACCCTTCAACATTACGAGTAGTAATACCATCATGTACTTGAACTGCTCCAACACTTTACTCGGTTCCCCATTGAACTGTACGTCGACCAGCTTGTGCCACGTGTATGTCAACGCCACGGCCGGCTCTTCTGCGTGCAATGACCCATCCGCCTCGCTGTGTTGTACGTTTAGAGCGGGTGGGTCAACGACATCGTATATGATTAGGCTGAGGGAGGCAGGTTGTAGGGCCTACACGAGTTTTGTGAACTTGGACTCGAGTGAGCCCGTGAACCGGTGGTCCGAACCGGGGGTGGAGATCCAGTGGGTTTCGCCAAGCGAGCCCGTGTGTGGGTCGCAAGCTGACTGTGATAAGAATTCTACATGTGGGGCTGATACACTTGACAGTGGGGTCAAGAGATGCTTCTGTAAGGCAGGGCTTAAGTGGGATCCGATTCAAGGCATTTGTGATGAAA TAATTACGTGTCAAGATCCTGACGGTTGTGgaggaaaaaatagaactgCACTCATAGCAG GATTAACTGGTGGAATTGGCGTATCACTGATTGCTGCCACCATCGCAATTTTACTCTACAGAAGACACAAACGCATCAAGGAAGCACGAGAACGCCTGGCCAGAGAGCGAGAAGAGATTCTTAACTCCGGAAGCGGAGGCAAAGCCTCCAAACTCTTCACGGGCAAAGAGATAAAGCAAGCCACAAACAATTTCTCCAAAGACCGACTCTTAGGAGCTGGAGGATACGGTGAAGTCTATAAAGGCATTCTTAAAGATGGAACTGAAGTTGCTGTCAAATGTGCCAAGGTTGGAAATATTAAGGGCACTGATCAAGTCCTCAATGAGGTCAGAATTTTATGCCAAGTTAACCATAGAAGCCTTGTGGGATTGCTTGGTTGTTGTGTTGAGTTAGAGCAGCCGATTATGGTTTACGAGTACATCCCAAATGGGACTCTTCTTGACCATTTACAAGGCAAGGTTAAACCTGGAGCCCATGCCCAACTGACTTGGACTCGACGTCTACAGGTTGCTCACGACACTGCTGAAGGTCTTGCATACCTTCATTTTTCAGCTGCTCCTCCAATTTATCATCGTGATGTCAAGTCTAGCAACATTCTGCTTGACGACAAGTTGAGTGCAAGGGTTTCGGATTTCGGGTTGTCGAGATTAGCTCACACTGATTTGAGTCACATTTCTACATGTGCTCAAGGGACCCTTGGGTATCTTGACCCTCAATATTACAAGAATTATCAGTTAACTGATAAGagtgatgtttatagttttggggtTGTGTTATTAGAACTGTTGACGTCTCAGAAAGCTATAGATTTTACCAGGGCTGAAGATGATGTGAACCTGGCAGTTTATGTGCAGAGGATGTTGGAGGAAGAAAAATTAATGGAGACAATTGATCCTGTGTTAAGAGAGAAAGCGAGTAATTTGGAGTTGGAGACAATGAAGGCATTGGCATTTTTGGCTGTGGGTTGCTTAGAAGAACGAAGACAAAATAGGCCTTCCATGAAAGAAGTAGCTGAAGAAATTGAATACATTATCAGCATTGCAGCAGCAGAGACTAAAAAGAAATAG
- the LOC123193649 gene encoding mannose-1-phosphate guanylyltransferase 1, whose translation MKALILVGGFGTRLRPLTLSVPKPLVEFANKPMILHQIEALKAVGVSEVVLAINYQPEVMLNFLKDFEAKLGIKITCSQETEPLGTAGPLALARDKLIDDSGEPFFVLNSDVISEYPFKEMIEFHKSHGGEASIMVTKVDEPSKYGVVVLEQSTGKVEKFVEKPKLFVGNKINAGIYLLNPSVLDRIELRPTSIEKEVFPKIAAEQKLYAMVLPGFWMDIGQPRDYITGLRLYLDSLRKKSSSKLATGSHVVGNVLIHESAKIGEGCLIGPDVAIGPGCVVESGVRLSRCTVMRGVRIKKHACISSSIIGWHSTVGQWSRVENMTILGEDVHVCDEIYSNGGVVLPHKEIKSSILKPEIVM comes from the exons ATGAAGGCACTCATTCTTGTTGGAGGTTTTGGAACACGGTTGAGGCCATTGACACTCAGTGTCCCAAAGCCCCTTGTTGAATTTGCTAACAAACCTATGATCCTGCATCAG ATAGAGGCTCTTAAGGCAGTTGGAGTTAGCGAAGTGGTTTTGGCTATTAACTACCAACCAGAG GTGATGTTGAACTTTTTGAAAGACTTTGAGGCCAAGCTTGGTATCAAGATCACCTGCTCACAGGAGACTGAACCATTGGGCACTGCTGGTCCTCTGGCTCTGGCTAGGGACAAACTGATTGATGACTCTGGTGAGCCATTTTTTGTCCTCAACAGTGACGTTATTAGTGAGTACCCATTCAAAGAAATGATTGAATTCCATAAATCCCATGGAGGAGAGGCATCCATTATGGTAACTAAG GTGGATGAGCCATCAAAATATGGTGTGGTGGTTTTGGAACAATCAACTGGAAAAGTTGAGAAATTTGTTGAAAAGCCAAAGTTATTTGTTGGTAACAAAATCAATGCTGGAATTTATCTTTTGAACCCGTCAGTTCTTGATCGCATTGAACTAAGGCCCACCTCAATTGAAAAAGAGGTCTTCCCAAAAATTGCAGCTGAGCAAAAGCTATATGCTATGGTCCTTCCAGGCTTTTGGATGGACATTGGACAGCCAAGGGACTATATTACAGGTCTGAGACTTTATCTGGACTCCCTCAGGAAGAAATCTTCATCTAAGTTGGCGACTGGCTCTCATGTTGTAggaaatgttttgattcatgAGAGTGCCAAGATTGGAGAGGGGTGTTTGATTGGACCTGATGTTGCAATTGGTCCTGGTTGTGTTGTTGAGTCAGGAGTTAGACTCTCTCGTTGCACAGTGATGCGTGGAGTCCGCATCAAAAAGCATGCCTGCATATCCAGTAGTATCATTGGATGGCACTCCACTGTAGGACAATGGTCTCGTGTTGAAAACATGACCATCCTTGGAGAAGATGTTCATGTGTGTGACGAAATTTACAGCAACGGGGGTGTGGTTTTGCCGCACAAAGAGATAAAATCAAGCATTTTGAAGCCAGAGATAGTCATGTGA